Proteins encoded within one genomic window of Thermodesulfobacteriota bacterium:
- a CDS encoding molybdopterin molybdotransferase MoeA, giving the protein MVSTDEAVELILKETSTARSVAVPLEESVGLVLCREINSPVNLPLFTNSAMDGYALRSADTAGASGTVPVLLDVVATIKAGERAALRIESGQAAKIMTGAAVPEGADSVVRIEDAAETDGRLSISSEIEKSANVRFEGEEIKKGETALPAGVLISPAVVGFLRELGIEYVEAYGPPRVSLVVTGEELAHRDEDVERGKIRDSNSAMLKAALSRDAADIISAVTVSDNKTGILSAVSSAIESSDILITTGGVSVGDYDYVKEVFSSLGVRRIFWGIAQRPGGPMFFGKKGETLIFGLPGNPASSLVCYYEYVRPALRSMMGKKDIFLGEESARLLNPVSKKAGKKFFLRGYAGTENGKRFVSTTGGQGSHMLKSFALSNCLVVLSEEDTDKSEHSLVRIHNLPEM; this is encoded by the coding sequence TTGGTATCCACGGACGAAGCCGTAGAGCTGATACTGAAGGAAACGAGCACGGCTCGTTCCGTCGCCGTTCCATTGGAAGAATCGGTGGGGCTTGTACTGTGCCGCGAAATAAATAGCCCGGTGAACCTGCCTCTTTTCACGAACTCTGCCATGGACGGATATGCGCTCAGGTCCGCCGATACGGCAGGGGCTTCCGGCACCGTCCCCGTCTTACTGGATGTGGTTGCCACAATCAAGGCCGGGGAACGCGCTGCGCTGCGTATCGAGAGCGGGCAGGCGGCGAAGATTATGACGGGCGCGGCCGTTCCCGAAGGGGCCGATTCGGTCGTGAGGATAGAAGACGCTGCGGAGACTGACGGGCGCTTGAGCATAAGCTCTGAAATAGAGAAAAGCGCGAACGTAAGATTCGAAGGGGAGGAAATAAAGAAAGGAGAAACCGCTCTCCCGGCCGGGGTGTTGATATCCCCTGCGGTCGTCGGTTTTTTAAGGGAGCTCGGTATCGAATATGTAGAAGCATACGGGCCTCCCCGGGTCTCCCTGGTTGTTACAGGCGAGGAGCTTGCACACCGGGATGAAGACGTGGAGCGGGGTAAAATAAGGGACTCCAACTCGGCTATGCTGAAGGCGGCTCTTTCTAGGGACGCTGCCGATATTATATCCGCGGTTACCGTTTCGGATAATAAAACCGGGATTCTAAGCGCCGTAAGTTCGGCTATCGAATCGTCTGATATATTGATTACAACCGGCGGCGTGTCCGTAGGGGATTATGACTATGTAAAAGAGGTGTTCTCTTCGCTCGGTGTCAGGCGAATATTCTGGGGTATAGCTCAAAGGCCGGGCGGGCCGATGTTCTTCGGTAAAAAGGGTGAGACGCTCATTTTCGGCCTGCCCGGCAATCCTGCATCATCGCTCGTTTGTTATTACGAGTACGTAAGGCCTGCCCTTCGTTCGATGATGGGGAAAAAGGATATATTCCTCGGAGAGGAAAGCGCTCGCTTGTTGAACCCGGTCAGCAAAAAGGCCGGAAAGAAGTTCTTCTTAAGAGGGTATGCCGGAACGGAGAACGGGAAAAGATTCGTAAGCACGACGGGCGGGCAGGGGTCTCACATGCTTAAATCTTTTGCGCTTTCGAATTGCCTGGTTGTATTATCTGAGGAGGATACCGACAAGTCGGAGCATTCTTTGGTAAGAATTCATAATTTGCCTGAAATGTAG
- the moaCB gene encoding bifunctional molybdenum cofactor biosynthesis protein MoaC/MoaB, whose amino-acid sequence MKDISDKIDTLRIARARGAVKAGEEAIRLVETGSVAKGNVFEMARTAGIMAAKKTPELIPLCHPLPIDTVTVDFHISGGEIVVEASVKAMWKTGVEMEALTAVSVACLTIYDMLKPHDKGLEISGVKLIEKRGGKTDFLENYKEPLGIAVLVLSDSVAAGKKEDRSGKIIVDRLKNLPVEIVTYEILPDELDIIKNRLLELAGSGSIDLILTTGGTGLSPRDVTVEATKEIIEREVPGISEAVRSHGFRRTPYAMLSRGIAGVRGETIIINLPGSSRGAAESMDALFPWVLHSFRILRSGGHPQNDTGG is encoded by the coding sequence ATGAAAGACATCAGCGATAAGATAGATACACTGAGGATTGCCAGGGCGAGGGGAGCGGTAAAGGCCGGGGAAGAAGCCATACGGCTTGTCGAGACCGGCTCCGTCGCCAAGGGTAATGTCTTCGAAATGGCGCGCACGGCCGGGATCATGGCCGCGAAGAAGACCCCGGAGCTTATACCCCTTTGCCATCCGCTGCCGATAGACACGGTCACTGTCGATTTTCATATATCGGGAGGCGAGATAGTGGTAGAGGCGTCCGTAAAGGCCATGTGGAAGACGGGCGTCGAGATGGAAGCGTTGACTGCGGTGTCGGTCGCTTGCCTCACCATTTACGACATGCTGAAGCCGCACGACAAGGGGCTCGAAATCAGCGGGGTGAAGCTGATCGAAAAGAGGGGAGGGAAGACCGACTTTCTGGAGAATTATAAAGAGCCGCTCGGAATCGCCGTGCTCGTTCTGTCCGACAGTGTCGCGGCGGGTAAAAAGGAAGACAGGTCCGGGAAGATAATTGTGGACAGGCTAAAGAACCTTCCGGTCGAGATCGTTACATATGAAATTCTGCCCGACGAGCTCGATATTATTAAGAACAGGCTCTTGGAGCTCGCCGGCAGCGGATCGATCGACCTGATACTCACCACCGGAGGGACGGGTCTCAGCCCGCGGGACGTTACCGTCGAGGCGACTAAAGAAATAATCGAAAGGGAAGTGCCGGGCATCTCGGAGGCTGTAAGAAGCCACGGATTCAGGAGGACTCCCTATGCCATGCTGTCCCGTGGCATAGCCGGAGTCAGGGGCGAAACGATTATAATAAACCTGCCCGGCAGCTCACGCGGCGCGGCGGAATCCATGGATGCCCTCTTCCCGTGGGTCCTCCATTCTTTCCGTATACTCCGAAGCGGCGGTCACCCGCAAAACGATACAGGGGGCTAG
- a CDS encoding alginate export family protein has translation MRNIRNSICLIILVAAPCVDTSYGESFSENLENHVSGGVNVLLRNELWNTFQVEGTDTDRTYDFFLVRARAYVNFEWENLSIYVMGQGVKAFNLPENAAFGPGMLYYDASDRKTAPGNFQFVEAYIHLKNLDGFFLKGGRIGYKDGGQVLYEDAQKLNWIIKERLSERLIGNWDWTLIGRRFDGGSAGYENNNFNLDLMGANVTFGGFDIDDGLWKDLDTVLVLGGAFTLKKDALLPNTQFQIFNYYYFDDRAPARNLAGGDLNISTTGVNMAGAYPAGPGEFDAMLWFAFQLGDFGALDQRAFAFIAEGGYQFTAAPWSPWIRAGLAYASGDGNPGDSDYGTFFNMVPTNHKWYGYVDANAFSNLVDVYTQLLLKPHKRVNLGLNGHLFWLASDDEVWIGGSGPFNDSAFGYQFRSPQEGNDIESFLGGEVDVTLTLKALDYLDLQIGYSHFFGGKGVEAVYNGQDQLDWFYAQATVAFDLGK, from the coding sequence TTGAGAAACATTAGAAACTCAATTTGTCTGATAATCCTCGTAGCTGCCCCGTGTGTTGACACGAGCTACGGTGAAAGTTTTTCGGAAAACCTCGAAAATCATGTAAGCGGCGGCGTTAATGTTCTTCTCAGGAATGAGCTCTGGAACACTTTTCAGGTCGAGGGAACCGATACCGACAGGACCTACGATTTTTTTCTCGTAAGGGCCAGGGCGTATGTGAATTTCGAATGGGAGAACCTATCCATATACGTAATGGGTCAGGGCGTTAAAGCTTTCAATCTTCCGGAAAATGCCGCTTTCGGTCCGGGAATGCTTTATTACGATGCGAGCGACCGAAAGACGGCCCCGGGTAATTTTCAATTCGTTGAGGCATATATTCATCTGAAGAATCTCGATGGATTTTTCCTCAAAGGGGGCAGAATCGGCTATAAGGACGGGGGGCAGGTGCTATACGAAGACGCCCAAAAACTAAACTGGATTATCAAGGAGAGGCTATCCGAAAGACTCATAGGAAACTGGGACTGGACGCTCATCGGAAGAAGATTCGACGGGGGGAGCGCGGGCTACGAGAATAACAATTTCAACCTCGACCTCATGGGAGCCAACGTGACCTTCGGGGGCTTCGATATCGACGACGGTTTGTGGAAAGACCTCGATACCGTTCTGGTTTTGGGCGGCGCTTTTACATTGAAAAAAGATGCGCTTTTACCGAACACCCAGTTTCAGATATTCAACTACTATTACTTCGACGACAGAGCTCCCGCACGGAATCTGGCCGGCGGAGACCTCAATATCAGTACCACGGGCGTGAACATGGCTGGGGCGTACCCCGCCGGCCCGGGTGAGTTTGACGCTATGCTCTGGTTCGCGTTTCAGCTCGGTGATTTCGGGGCCCTCGACCAGAGGGCGTTCGCTTTCATTGCCGAGGGCGGGTACCAGTTCACCGCGGCCCCCTGGAGCCCGTGGATAAGAGCAGGCCTTGCTTACGCATCGGGGGACGGCAATCCCGGCGACTCTGATTACGGCACGTTCTTTAATATGGTGCCCACTAATCACAAATGGTACGGATATGTAGACGCGAATGCCTTCAGTAACCTCGTGGACGTCTACACTCAGTTGCTCCTGAAACCCCACAAGAGAGTGAATCTCGGGCTGAACGGACACCTGTTCTGGCTCGCCTCGGATGACGAGGTCTGGATAGGGGGCTCGGGACCGTTCAACGATTCGGCGTTCGGTTACCAGTTCAGAAGTCCGCAGGAAGGAAATGACATCGAGAGCTTTTTGGGCGGGGAAGTGGACGTCACCCTTACCCTGAAAGCGCTCGATTATCTGGATTTACAGATCGGTTATTCGCATTTCTTCGGGGGCAAAGGCGTGGAGGCGGTATACAATGGCCAGGACCAGCTGGACTGGTTTTATGCCCAGGCTACGGTCGCGTTCGATCTCGGCAAGTAA
- a CDS encoding molybdenum cofactor guanylyltransferase — translation MSERISGIILAGGNSRRMGRDKRFLESRGTSFLEIAVNRLGKVTDEVIVVTAAPEELGLEGVKLVADIKPGFGPMMGIYTGLTTMNCERAVVNPVDVPHLAGDLLSHMIELSEGFDIVMPERAGRLEPLVAVYSKNVIPVMRGLFESGEKAAPHIVVSPEYGLEVRIISETEISDFGDPDFLFKNYNSPEDLGLIRSC, via the coding sequence ATGAGCGAGCGAATTTCGGGCATTATACTGGCAGGCGGTAATTCCCGCAGAATGGGCCGCGACAAGAGGTTTCTTGAATCTCGCGGGACAAGTTTCCTGGAGATCGCCGTAAACCGCCTGGGTAAAGTGACGGACGAAGTAATAGTCGTAACTGCCGCCCCCGAGGAGCTCGGACTGGAAGGCGTAAAACTCGTTGCCGATATAAAACCGGGATTCGGTCCGATGATGGGCATCTACACCGGCCTTACTACAATGAACTGCGAGAGGGCGGTTGTAAATCCGGTGGATGTCCCGCATCTTGCGGGGGATCTGCTGAGCCATATGATCGAGCTCTCGGAAGGCTTCGATATCGTAATGCCGGAGCGCGCGGGCAGGCTCGAGCCGCTCGTCGCCGTTTATTCGAAAAATGTGATACCGGTCATGCGCGGGCTGTTCGAAAGCGGAGAAAAAGCTGCGCCACACATTGTGGTATCCCCGGAATACGGTCTCGAAGTGAGAATAATCTCCGAAACGGAGATATCGGATTTCGGCGACCCGGACTTCTTGTTCAAGAACTACAACTCGCCGGAGGACCTCGGTTTAATAAGAAGCTGTTAA